From a region of the Tateyamaria omphalii genome:
- a CDS encoding DUF1523 family protein encodes MRYVGWTILITFWVALGAALHYTLPQRDVVRIVRVFEERQDLNDWTRIFWSRPDEQSDTFISRDVQFLQTVRANGRPMVYRNEDTGWSWPPYFKFDTSNLFTEAADATSTRAAPEWYVITHYGWRNEFLTIFPNAISLRQVDGPDASKGIPWVNIIILTTIAAIFYAIWVRWRRFRRARIDPTLEEIQDSWEAAGDAVSEKRGRIRRWLDTWKAK; translated from the coding sequence ATGCGGTATGTCGGCTGGACCATTCTGATCACTTTCTGGGTCGCGCTGGGCGCGGCGCTGCACTACACGCTGCCGCAGCGCGATGTTGTTCGCATCGTTCGGGTGTTCGAGGAACGTCAGGACCTGAACGACTGGACACGGATATTCTGGTCGCGGCCCGACGAACAATCCGACACGTTCATCAGCCGGGATGTGCAGTTCCTCCAGACGGTGCGCGCTAACGGACGACCCATGGTCTACCGGAACGAGGATACCGGCTGGAGCTGGCCGCCCTATTTCAAGTTCGACACCTCCAACCTCTTTACCGAGGCCGCCGACGCCACGTCGACTCGCGCCGCCCCCGAATGGTACGTGATCACGCATTACGGCTGGCGGAACGAGTTTCTGACGATTTTCCCCAACGCGATCTCGCTGCGCCAGGTCGATGGGCCGGACGCGTCCAAGGGCATCCCGTGGGTCAACATCATCATCCTGACAACGATCGCGGCGATCTTCTACGCGATCTGGGTCCGCTGGCGCCGGTTCCGCCGGGCGCGGATTGACCCCACGCTTGAGGAAATCCAGGACAGTTGGGAAGCCGCAGGCGACGCCGTCTCCGAAAAACGGGGCCGAATTCGCCGTTGGCTCGACACGTGGAAGGCCAAGTGA
- a CDS encoding DUF6638 family protein — MIRLIQRGLMFGNLFHVASPALVERYNRALEHLTGKRTALTDFYIDISGYSPEVGNELKDPLYLNHNGVNRQFILLSTEQRKCPLLDAKFSTSQGVLKRFIAENEAALFALTARDAVAGELVNTVYDISHPARLFDLRAITVEADTTRGTVRNAAQLAEKVDTFLQEDDAWFDDVLIGEMIQLAGQTGDVIRNPVKLKPLRVDKGNFWTSHFGGLYIFQTLDHPATIAARKKPEDVPTKYTFDLTQRNRIAKFLEYNDLVEPVVKARGIDGTAILKQKMDFILVSAVTEAGVDLAGTTRRDMRRLARDHAHLLPDEFHGLADLVNWAEHGGKWPRISSEHPAYFYTLRAASTPDADLVNMLLSELSPRDVRQLFICHKQAFYAAYATWADAKKEYVAQYLEAEYKADKAGARAALFGHDAPMEPDPQPRDLIARVGPWGAVRR, encoded by the coding sequence ATGATCCGCCTCATCCAACGCGGCTTGATGTTCGGCAACCTCTTCCACGTGGCCTCGCCCGCGCTGGTCGAACGCTACAACCGCGCGCTCGAACATCTGACGGGCAAGCGCACCGCGCTGACCGATTTCTACATCGACATCTCCGGCTACTCGCCCGAGGTCGGGAACGAGCTGAAAGACCCGCTTTACCTGAACCACAACGGGGTCAACCGGCAGTTCATCCTGCTGTCGACCGAGCAGCGCAAGTGCCCGCTGCTCGATGCCAAGTTCTCTACCTCGCAGGGTGTCCTCAAACGGTTCATCGCCGAAAATGAGGCTGCACTTTTCGCCCTCACCGCCCGCGACGCGGTGGCAGGTGAGCTGGTGAACACTGTCTACGACATCTCGCATCCTGCGCGGCTTTTCGACCTGCGCGCCATCACCGTCGAGGCGGACACCACGCGGGGCACGGTGCGCAACGCCGCGCAACTGGCCGAGAAAGTCGATACCTTCCTTCAAGAAGACGACGCCTGGTTCGACGACGTCCTGATCGGTGAGATGATCCAGCTTGCCGGCCAGACGGGCGATGTCATTCGCAACCCGGTCAAACTCAAGCCGCTCAGGGTGGACAAGGGCAACTTCTGGACATCGCATTTCGGCGGGCTCTACATCTTCCAGACGCTTGACCACCCGGCCACCATTGCCGCAAGGAAAAAGCCCGAGGACGTACCCACCAAATACACCTTCGATCTGACCCAGCGAAACCGCATCGCCAAGTTCCTCGAATACAACGATCTGGTCGAACCCGTGGTCAAGGCGCGCGGCATCGACGGCACGGCCATCCTGAAGCAGAAGATGGATTTCATCCTGGTATCAGCGGTCACGGAAGCTGGCGTTGACCTTGCAGGCACAACACGGCGCGATATGCGCCGCCTTGCCCGCGACCACGCGCACCTGCTGCCCGATGAATTCCACGGCCTCGCCGATTTGGTCAATTGGGCCGAGCATGGGGGCAAGTGGCCGCGCATCAGCTCCGAACACCCGGCCTATTTCTACACCCTGCGCGCCGCCTCCACACCCGATGCGGACCTCGTGAACATGCTGCTGTCCGAACTCAGCCCGCGCGACGTGCGCCAGCTCTTTATCTGCCACAAACAGGCGTTCTATGCGGCCTATGCCACTTGGGCGGACGCGAAAAAGGAATATGTCGCACAGTATCTCGAAGCCGAGTACAAGGCCGACAAGGCAGGCGCGCGCGCAGCGCTCTTTGGGCACGACGCCCCCATGGAACCCGATCCCCAGCCCCGCGACTTGATTGCACGCGTGGGGCCCTGGGGCGCAGTCAGGAGGTAA
- a CDS encoding histidine kinase dimerization/phosphoacceptor domain -containing protein gives MLADRHPFQDERLDVLHSYDVLDTEYEAAFDSIVDVVSDICDVPIALISLVDGHRQWFKAVKGLDVAETPLESSICSHAILESDLVEIEDTHADPRMQGNPLCVDDPGLRFYAGAVLKGSEGLPLGTLCVLDHRPRQLTDTQRKTLRVFAGQVMAQLELRRTMKQQAVLHSEADHRIKNSLQMLSSLTRFQSRVSELDETREALDAVGQRIETMGRLHEVLQAGHVQTHVDLDDYLIRIVDFLSEQAPDNVIIDTALAHLRLTPSRAASIGIVLNEWVTNAYKHAFPDGRQGAIHVTVTNLGAGTAQMEVSDDGCGSSVEKPPRRSGLGTQITEAVAQALDGTLTADANAHGTRHRLLFAT, from the coding sequence ATGCTGGCAGACCGACATCCTTTTCAGGACGAGCGCCTTGACGTCCTGCATTCATATGATGTGCTCGATACTGAGTATGAGGCGGCATTCGACAGTATTGTCGACGTGGTGTCCGACATCTGCGATGTCCCGATCGCGCTGATCAGCCTGGTGGACGGCCACCGGCAATGGTTCAAGGCGGTCAAGGGGTTGGATGTGGCCGAGACTCCGCTGGAATCGTCCATCTGCTCCCATGCGATCCTTGAAAGTGACCTGGTCGAGATCGAAGACACCCATGCCGACCCGCGCATGCAGGGCAATCCGCTGTGTGTCGATGACCCGGGGCTGCGGTTCTATGCGGGTGCGGTTCTGAAAGGTTCCGAGGGGCTGCCGCTGGGCACGTTGTGTGTGCTGGATCACCGACCGCGCCAGTTGACCGATACGCAACGCAAGACGCTTCGGGTCTTTGCCGGGCAGGTGATGGCGCAACTGGAATTGCGCCGCACGATGAAGCAACAGGCGGTGCTGCACAGCGAAGCCGATCACCGGATCAAGAATTCGCTCCAGATGCTGTCCTCGCTCACCCGGTTCCAAAGCCGCGTGTCGGAACTGGATGAAACGCGCGAGGCGCTGGATGCCGTGGGCCAGCGGATTGAAACCATGGGGCGGCTGCACGAGGTGCTGCAGGCGGGCCACGTGCAGACACACGTGGACCTCGACGATTACCTGATCCGCATCGTGGACTTTCTGTCGGAACAGGCGCCGGACAACGTGATCATCGACACGGCCCTTGCGCATCTGCGCCTGACCCCGTCCCGTGCGGCGTCCATTGGCATCGTGTTGAACGAATGGGTGACGAACGCCTACAAACACGCTTTTCCCGATGGACGTCAGGGCGCCATTCACGTCACGGTGACAAACCTTGGCGCGGGGACGGCGCAGATGGAAGTGTCGGACGATGGCTGCGGCAGCAGCGTCGAAAAGCCCCCACGACGTTCGGGCCTTGGAACCCAGATCACCGAAGCGGTGGCGCAGGCGCTTGACGGGACGCTCACGGCGGACGCAAACGCGCACGGCACGCGGCACAGGCTGCTTTTTGCCACCTGA
- a CDS encoding aminopeptidase P family protein — protein MTARPDFFRFHNGEKAVLPFDAAEYDARLTELRERMDAQGATAAVLTSMHNVAYYSGFLYCAFGRPYACVVTEDACVTISAGIDAGQPWRRSHGDNITYTDWQRDNFWRAVREVTGEGAVIGVESDHLTLLQQAKMEDFLKPVATVDLYETTMRQRMNKSEAEIALIRHGAQVADVGGYAIRDAIRAGVREIDVAMAGRDAMEMEIAKRFPDAEYRDTWVWFQSGLNTDGAHNPVTGRVLERGDILSLNTFPMISGYYTALERTLFVETVDEASLTLWNHNVAAHELGMSLLKPGATCAEVTEGVNAYFREHNLLQYRSFGYGHSFGVLSHYYGREAGLELREDIETVLEPGMVISMEPMLTIPEGQAGAGGYREHDILVITEDGNENITGFPYGPAHNVVG, from the coding sequence ATGACCGCGCGCCCCGATTTCTTCCGCTTCCACAACGGCGAAAAGGCCGTACTGCCCTTTGACGCCGCCGAATACGACGCCCGCCTGACCGAGCTGCGGGAACGGATGGACGCGCAGGGCGCCACCGCCGCTGTGCTCACATCCATGCACAACGTCGCCTATTATTCCGGCTTTCTCTATTGCGCCTTTGGCCGCCCCTATGCCTGTGTCGTGACCGAAGACGCCTGTGTGACCATCAGCGCGGGCATCGACGCGGGCCAGCCGTGGCGGCGCAGCCACGGTGACAACATCACCTACACCGATTGGCAGCGCGACAATTTTTGGCGTGCCGTGCGGGAGGTGACGGGGGAGGGGGCCGTGATCGGGGTCGAGAGCGACCACCTGACCCTGCTGCAACAGGCCAAGATGGAGGATTTCCTGAAACCCGTCGCCACTGTCGACCTGTACGAAACCACCATGCGTCAGCGTATGAACAAGTCAGAGGCCGAGATTGCACTGATCCGCCACGGCGCGCAGGTGGCGGACGTGGGCGGCTATGCCATCCGCGACGCGATCAGGGCGGGCGTGCGTGAGATCGACGTGGCCATGGCGGGCCGCGACGCGATGGAGATGGAGATCGCCAAACGCTTTCCCGATGCCGAGTACCGCGACACGTGGGTCTGGTTCCAGTCGGGGCTGAACACCGACGGTGCCCACAATCCGGTCACGGGCCGGGTACTGGAGCGAGGCGATATCCTGTCGCTGAACACCTTCCCGATGATTTCGGGCTACTATACCGCGCTGGAACGCACGCTGTTTGTCGAAACGGTGGATGAGGCGAGCCTGACGCTCTGGAACCACAACGTCGCGGCGCATGAACTGGGCATGTCACTCTTGAAACCCGGCGCCACCTGCGCCGAGGTGACGGAAGGGGTGAACGCCTATTTCCGCGAACACAATCTGCTGCAATACCGCAGCTTTGGCTATGGCCATTCCTTCGGCGTGCTGTCGCATTATTATGGCCGCGAGGCTGGTCTGGAGCTGCGCGAGGATATCGAGACGGTGCTTGAACCGGGCATGGTCATCTCGATGGAGCCGATGCTGACCATTCCCGAGGGGCAGGCGGGTGCGGGTGGCTACCGCGAACACGATATCCTGGTGATCACCGAAGACGGAAACGAGAATATCACCGGTTTCCCCTATGGACCGGCGCACAATGTGGTTGGCTGA
- a CDS encoding alpha/beta hydrolase, producing the protein MPDMDDAYANGAYIEGAADYPPRWAEEAEAFRKALGPRARLGLSYGPSERMALDHFLPEGEAKGTLIFVHGGYWLKFDRSYWSHLAAGALAQGWCVAMPSYDLCPSVRIAGITQQVAQAVMAVADGSMGPISLAGHSAGGHLVSRMLAPGMLPASVTARLNHVMPISPVSDLEPLLQTTMNADFSLDAAMARAESPVHQPKPDVPVTVWVGADERPVFLDQARWLAKAWSADHVITQGEHHFNVIDALADPGSDMIRRLTTTP; encoded by the coding sequence ATGCCAGACATGGACGATGCCTATGCCAACGGGGCCTATATCGAGGGCGCGGCCGATTATCCGCCGCGTTGGGCCGAGGAGGCCGAGGCGTTTCGCAAGGCCCTGGGTCCACGTGCGCGGCTGGGGTTGAGCTACGGGCCGTCCGAACGCATGGCGCTCGATCACTTCCTGCCCGAGGGGGAGGCCAAGGGCACGCTCATATTCGTTCATGGCGGCTACTGGCTGAAATTCGACCGGTCCTATTGGTCACATCTGGCCGCTGGCGCGCTGGCGCAGGGATGGTGCGTGGCGATGCCGTCCTACGACCTGTGCCCATCGGTGCGGATCGCCGGGATTACGCAGCAGGTGGCCCAGGCGGTGATGGCTGTGGCCGATGGCAGCATGGGCCCGATCAGTTTGGCGGGGCATTCGGCGGGCGGGCATCTGGTGTCGCGGATGCTCGCGCCAGGCATGTTGCCTGCCTCTGTGACTGCACGGCTGAACCATGTCATGCCCATCTCGCCTGTGTCCGATCTCGAGCCGCTCTTGCAGACGACGATGAATGCGGATTTCAGTTTGGACGCCGCCATGGCGCGGGCCGAAAGCCCGGTGCACCAGCCCAAACCGGATGTGCCCGTGACAGTCTGGGTCGGCGCCGACGAAAGGCCTGTTTTCCTGGATCAAGCGCGCTGGCTGGCCAAAGCCTGGAGTGCAGATCACGTGATCACCCAAGGCGAACACCACTTCAACGTCATCGACGCGCTTGCCGATCCGGGCAGCGACATGATCCGTCGCTTGACGACGACACCGTGA
- a CDS encoding NAD-dependent succinate-semialdehyde dehydrogenase — MLDQTTDLKSMLNDPSLLETRAYVDGTWMDGDEGTFEVTNPARGDVIAHVQDLSRAQVAQAIAGAQAAQKDWATWTGKERGAVLRKWFDLMMEHQDDLGVILTAEQGKPLAEAKGEVGYGASFVEFFAEEAKRIYGETIPGHQRDKRITVIKQPIGVAASITPWNFPNAMIARKAAPALAAGCAFVARPAELTPLSAIAMGVLAERAGIPAGVFQVVTTSNASETGKEFCENPGVRKLTFTGSTAVGRILLKQAADQVMKCSMELGGNAPFIVFDDADLDAAVEGAMICKFRNAGQTCVCANRIYVQAGVYDAFAAKLKAAVEDLKVGDGLEDGVTTGPLITDKAVEKVQDHLADVVENGGAILTGGKPHDLGGTFLQPTVVTGVTQEMKVAHEETFGPLAPLFKFEDVDDVIAMANDTIFGLAAYFYANDLSRVHKVAEALEYGMVGVNTGIISTEVAPFGGVKQSGLGREGSHHGIEEFLEMKYICMSV; from the coding sequence ATGCTTGACCAGACCACTGACCTGAAATCCATGCTCAACGATCCGAGCCTGCTGGAAACCCGCGCTTATGTGGATGGCACCTGGATGGATGGGGACGAAGGGACCTTCGAGGTGACGAACCCCGCCCGCGGCGATGTGATCGCCCATGTGCAGGACCTGAGCCGGGCGCAGGTCGCGCAGGCGATCGCGGGGGCGCAGGCGGCGCAGAAGGACTGGGCCACATGGACGGGCAAGGAACGTGGCGCGGTCCTGCGCAAGTGGTTCGATCTGATGATGGAACACCAGGACGATCTGGGCGTGATCCTGACCGCCGAACAAGGCAAGCCGCTGGCCGAGGCCAAGGGCGAGGTCGGCTATGGCGCGTCCTTTGTCGAGTTCTTTGCCGAAGAAGCCAAGCGCATCTATGGCGAGACGATCCCGGGCCACCAGCGCGACAAGCGCATCACGGTGATCAAGCAGCCCATCGGCGTGGCCGCGTCCATCACGCCGTGGAATTTCCCCAACGCCATGATCGCGCGCAAGGCCGCGCCCGCGCTGGCGGCTGGCTGCGCCTTTGTCGCGCGGCCCGCGGAACTGACGCCGCTGTCGGCCATCGCCATGGGCGTGCTGGCCGAGCGGGCGGGTATCCCGGCAGGGGTGTTTCAGGTGGTGACCACCTCGAACGCGTCCGAGACGGGCAAGGAGTTCTGTGAGAACCCGGGGGTGCGCAAGCTGACCTTCACCGGCTCGACCGCCGTGGGGCGCATCCTGCTGAAACAGGCGGCCGATCAGGTCATGAAATGCTCGATGGAATTGGGCGGCAACGCGCCTTTTATCGTCTTTGACGATGCCGATCTGGATGCCGCCGTGGAAGGCGCGATGATCTGCAAATTTCGCAATGCGGGCCAGACCTGCGTATGTGCCAACCGGATCTATGTGCAGGCGGGGGTGTATGATGCCTTTGCGGCCAAGCTGAAGGCGGCGGTTGAGGATTTGAAGGTGGGTGACGGGCTGGAAGACGGCGTGACCACAGGCCCCCTGATCACCGACAAGGCGGTCGAGAAGGTGCAGGATCATCTGGCGGACGTGGTGGAGAATGGCGGCGCGATCCTGACGGGCGGTAAGCCGCATGATTTGGGCGGTACGTTCCTGCAGCCCACCGTCGTGACGGGGGTGACCCAGGAGATGAAGGTGGCGCATGAAGAGACGTTTGGGCCGCTCGCGCCGCTTTTCAAATTCGAGGATGTGGACGATGTGATCGCGATGGCCAATGATACGATCTTTGGCCTGGCCGCGTATTTCTATGCCAACGATCTTTCCCGTGTCCATAAGGTCGCCGAGGCGCTGGAATATGGGATGGTGGGGGTCAATACCGGCATCATCTCGACCGAGGTGGCGCCCTTTGGGGGGGTCAAGCAATCGGGGCTGGGCCGCGAGGGGTCGCATCACGGGATCGAGGAGTTTCTGGAGATGAAATATATCTGTATGAGCGTGTGA
- a CDS encoding L,D-transpeptidase, translated as MLTRRHFVMTTAALFSAPIAGPALARPISDQSKWSAWDAQVTPANFDLATSNPWGVHRRFLPQRVQANDGLTPGDIHVDAVARYLYHIQADGTAMRYGAAIARGNLYEPGTYTIKRKAKWPTWTPTKAMIERDPQLFERHADGMNGGPTNPLGSRALYLFVGNRDTYLRIHGTPYPRSIGGRASSGCVRMIMAHINQLYPSVTPGSTAFLYPSEDGLTAAS; from the coding sequence ATGTTGACCAGACGCCATTTCGTCATGACGACCGCCGCCCTGTTTTCGGCACCCATTGCAGGGCCTGCCCTGGCAAGGCCCATTTCGGATCAATCCAAGTGGTCCGCCTGGGACGCGCAGGTCACACCGGCCAATTTCGACCTGGCGACATCGAACCCGTGGGGCGTGCATCGCCGGTTCCTGCCGCAGCGGGTGCAGGCCAATGACGGGCTGACGCCGGGCGACATCCACGTCGATGCGGTGGCCCGCTATCTGTACCACATCCAGGCGGATGGCACGGCCATGCGTTACGGTGCGGCCATCGCGCGTGGCAATCTGTACGAGCCTGGCACCTACACCATCAAGCGCAAGGCCAAGTGGCCCACATGGACGCCGACCAAGGCGATGATCGAGCGCGACCCGCAACTGTTCGAACGACATGCCGACGGCATGAATGGCGGGCCGACGAACCCCCTGGGCTCGCGCGCGCTGTACCTGTTCGTGGGCAACCGGGACACGTACCTGCGCATCCATGGCACGCCCTATCCCCGGTCCATCGGCGGGCGCGCAAGCTCGGGCTGCGTGCGCATGATCATGGCGCATATCAATCAACTGTATCCGAGCGTCACACCCGGTTCGACCGCGTTCCTGTACCCATCCGAGGACGGCCTGACGGCGGCGAGTTAA
- a CDS encoding LysR family transcriptional regulator, with the protein MGDAKGDAVRPNHHQFEAFAYVVREGSFSAAATRLGVTQSTITQHIAKLEKSVGTVLLVRGRDGVELTPTGQEFYDLADRMVALDVEVSERLEGFNAMQEGRLSVIGNAPQPALKIIARFRQRFPDIRVDFGLHDWTTATSMIRGRLADVGLITDPPDHESWERIHIEQSQYVLYCPADHRFAHQAEVSLADLHPETLIVPEKGSLTQRLLGQTCKRHGIRLTRTVTMTTFPLMCEAVLQGIGVALFLRNSSLIQDNVAQVAIREMPDAQDTYLIATKDRTRLKLVAEFINAACV; encoded by the coding sequence ATGGGCGACGCAAAAGGAGACGCCGTGCGCCCCAACCATCATCAGTTCGAAGCCTTCGCCTATGTCGTGCGCGAGGGCAGCTTTTCGGCTGCCGCCACCCGGCTTGGCGTGACGCAATCCACGATCACGCAGCACATTGCCAAGCTCGAAAAAAGCGTCGGAACAGTGCTGCTTGTGCGCGGCCGCGACGGGGTTGAACTGACGCCGACGGGACAGGAATTCTACGATCTCGCGGATCGCATGGTTGCCCTCGATGTCGAAGTCTCGGAACGGCTCGAAGGGTTCAACGCCATGCAGGAGGGGCGGCTCAGCGTGATCGGGAACGCGCCGCAACCCGCCCTAAAGATCATCGCCCGCTTCCGGCAGCGCTTTCCCGACATTCGCGTCGATTTCGGCCTGCACGACTGGACAACCGCGACATCCATGATCCGCGGCAGGTTGGCCGATGTCGGCCTGATCACGGATCCACCGGACCATGAAAGCTGGGAACGCATCCATATCGAGCAATCGCAATATGTTCTCTACTGCCCGGCAGATCACCGATTTGCACACCAGGCCGAGGTGTCACTGGCCGATCTTCACCCCGAAACGCTCATCGTGCCGGAAAAAGGGTCGCTCACGCAGCGTTTGCTTGGCCAAACCTGCAAACGGCATGGCATCCGGCTGACACGCACCGTCACCATGACAACCTTTCCGCTCATGTGCGAAGCGGTCCTTCAGGGCATTGGCGTGGCACTTTTTCTCCGCAACAGCAGCCTGATCCAGGACAACGTCGCACAGGTCGCCATTCGCGAGATGCCGGATGCACAGGACACCTATCTGATCGCCACCAAGGACCGAACGCGCCTGAAACTGGTGGCCGAATTCATCAACGCCGCTTGTGTGTGA
- a CDS encoding ABC transporter ATP-binding protein — protein sequence MADLSIAAITKRFGDTPVLKGVSLDVADGEFVSLVGPSGCGKSTLLRIIAGLEAPTAGRVSLGAVDVTAMRAADRNLSMVFQSYALYPHLSVAENIAVPLRMRALTSLQRLPFVGRIMPGAKARIQGIAEQVARAADMLEIGALLDRKPGQLSGGQRQRVALGRALVRDPAAFLLDEPLSNLDAKLRVQTRAEIAELHRRLAATFIYVTHDQVEAMTMSDRIAVMMGGEILQCASPEIIYEDPDDMRVAEFIGSPKINILPVECVGGQLQLFGTSLNWPLPYETARVMQLGLRPEALRLTQSAPVLRGHVAHFENLGSEVFAQVALKNDTARVTLRATPAERPMLALGAEVGLAFDTRAAMVFDADGKRLRKVEAMADPASEVA from the coding sequence ATGGCAGACCTGTCGATTGCGGCGATCACGAAACGCTTTGGAGACACGCCGGTCCTGAAAGGTGTGTCGCTGGATGTGGCCGATGGCGAGTTTGTGTCGCTGGTGGGTCCATCGGGCTGTGGCAAGTCCACGCTGTTGCGCATCATCGCAGGCCTCGAGGCGCCGACCGCGGGCCGCGTCAGCCTGGGGGCGGTCGATGTGACGGCGATGCGCGCGGCGGACCGCAACCTGTCGATGGTTTTTCAGTCCTACGCGCTTTATCCACATCTGAGCGTGGCCGAGAATATCGCCGTTCCACTGCGCATGCGCGCTTTGACCAGTTTGCAGCGATTGCCCTTTGTGGGCCGGATCATGCCCGGCGCAAAGGCACGCATTCAGGGCATAGCCGAACAGGTCGCGCGCGCCGCCGACATGCTGGAGATCGGTGCGCTGCTGGATCGCAAGCCCGGACAGCTGTCGGGCGGACAGCGCCAGCGCGTTGCCCTGGGCCGCGCGCTTGTCAGGGATCCGGCGGCGTTTCTGCTGGATGAGCCGTTGTCGAACCTTGATGCGAAGTTGCGTGTTCAGACGCGGGCGGAAATCGCGGAACTGCATCGCAGATTGGCCGCGACATTCATCTACGTCACCCACGATCAGGTCGAGGCGATGACGATGTCGGACCGGATCGCCGTCATGATGGGCGGTGAGATCCTGCAATGCGCGTCGCCGGAGATCATATACGAGGATCCCGACGACATGCGCGTGGCCGAATTCATCGGCTCGCCCAAGATCAACATCCTGCCGGTCGAGTGCGTGGGCGGTCAGCTGCAGCTTTTCGGCACGTCGCTGAATTGGCCGCTGCCGTACGAGACCGCGCGGGTGATGCAGCTGGGGCTGCGGCCCGAGGCGCTGCGCCTGACCCAGAGCGCACCGGTGCTGCGGGGCCATGTGGCGCATTTCGAAAACCTTGGCTCGGAAGTGTTTGCGCAGGTTGCCCTGAAGAACGACACCGCCCGTGTGACATTGCGGGCGACACCGGCAGAACGCCCGATGCTGGCGCTTGGGGCCGAGGTGGGTCTGGCGTTCGATACGCGGGCCGCGATGGTCTTTGACGCGGACGGAAAGCGGTTGCGCAAGGTCGAAGCGATGGCCGATCCGGCCAGCGAGGTCGCATAA
- a CDS encoding carbohydrate ABC transporter permease — protein sequence MAVIETGAGAHATHPEHRQARTAWGLAAPALALMVLILLVPVVVAGVLSFSNYSLGNPGFDWVGAQNYERLFTRSTYEKMFIATLTYVVTVVPISVGLGLGAAMLVHSLGRIGDIYKTIYFLPVMATLLAMAIAWEFMLHPTIGMVNRTLALACGSWLEAIPFFASGCADGFPLWLGDRDYAIWVVCFIGIWQGFGFNMVLYLAGLTSVHRELYHAAEMDGAKSAWERFRLVTWPALGPTTVFVVTISCIRAFQVFDTIEAFWPQGGGPNKSAYVMMFAIFEKGVQQNLIGIGSAITMLFLVFVMFLTLIQRWLVERKVHYG from the coding sequence ATGGCGGTGATCGAGACAGGCGCGGGTGCGCACGCCACCCATCCCGAACACCGGCAGGCGCGCACCGCGTGGGGTCTGGCGGCCCCTGCCCTGGCATTGATGGTGCTGATCCTTCTGGTGCCCGTCGTCGTCGCCGGGGTGCTGTCGTTCAGCAACTATTCCCTGGGCAATCCCGGCTTTGACTGGGTCGGCGCGCAGAATTACGAACGCCTGTTCACCCGGTCCACCTATGAAAAGATGTTCATCGCGACCCTTACCTATGTTGTGACGGTCGTGCCGATTTCGGTGGGTCTGGGCCTTGGGGCGGCGATGCTGGTGCATTCGCTGGGCCGGATCGGGGACATTTACAAGACGATTTACTTCCTGCCCGTGATGGCGACGCTGCTGGCCATGGCCATCGCCTGGGAGTTCATGCTGCATCCGACCATTGGCATGGTGAACCGGACGCTGGCACTGGCGTGCGGGTCGTGGCTGGAGGCGATCCCGTTCTTTGCAAGTGGCTGTGCCGACGGCTTTCCGCTTTGGCTGGGCGACCGGGACTATGCGATCTGGGTCGTGTGTTTCATCGGCATCTGGCAAGGGTTCGGGTTCAATATGGTGCTGTACCTTGCGGGGCTGACAAGCGTACACCGCGAGCTCTATCACGCCGCAGAGATGGACGGCGCCAAAAGCGCGTGGGAGCGGTTCCGGCTGGTCACGTGGCCGGCACTTGGACCGACAACCGTTTTTGTCGTGACCATCTCATGTATCCGTGCGTTTCAGGTGTTCGACACGATCGAGGCGTTCTGGCCGCAGGGCGGGGGGCCGAACAAGTCGGCCTATGTGATGATGTTCGCGATCTTTGAGAAGGGCGTGCAGCAGAACCTGATCGGCATCGGGTCGGCCATCACCATGCTGTTTCTTGTCTTTGTGATGTTCCTGACCCTGATCCAGCGCTGGCTGGTCGAGCGCAAGGTGCATTACGGATGA